The following DNA comes from Gloeocapsa sp. PCC 73106.
TTCCAAAAAGTTTGCAAAGGGGAAGCTCCTAAAGACCAAGCTGCTTCTTCTATTTCTTCTTCTAATTCCTGTAGAACTGGCTGTAAAGTTCTGACAATAAAGGGTAAAGAAATAAACAGCATAGCGACAAATACTCCTAAACGAGTAAAGGCTATTTTAATACCAAAGGGTGCAAATAATTGTCCGATTAATCCCACTGGACTGTAAACGGTAGCTAATACTAAACCCGCCACAGATGTAGGTAAAGCAAAGGGTAAATCGACCGCGGTATCGATTAGTTTTTTTCCGGGAAACTGATAACGAACTAATACCCAGGTGATTAAAGTTCCCATGACTCCATTAATCAATGCTGCGATTAAAGCGGTCACAAAACTTACCTCATAAGCCGATAGCGCTTCTGGTGCGGTAGCAATGCGCCAAAATTCGGCAGCGCCAATGCTGAAAGATTTACTGATCAGTGCAGCAGTAGGTAAGACTAGAAATAGACATAAATAACCAATCGTAACCGCCCAGGGAATTGAAAATAACTTTTGTGGTTTTTTTACTGAGTAATTAATAACAACCATTCCTAATTTTCCTTTTATTTTTGACTCATCATCTTGTCAAATACTGCGCCATCATCAAAAAATTTGCTCTGAATTTCGTTCCATCCTCCTAAGTCTTTGACGGTAAATAAGTTTTTTACTTCAGGGTATTGTGCTTGGAATTGTTTCATGACTTCTGTATTAACTGGGCGGAATCCTGCTTTAGCAAATTCTGTTTGCGCTTCTGGTGTAAAGAGAAATTGCACAAAGGCTTCAGCGACTTCTCTGGTTCCGTGTTTATCAACGTTAGCGTCGACTACCGCTACAGGGTTATCGATGGAAATGTTG
Coding sequences within:
- the cysT gene encoding sulfate ABC transporter permease subunit CysT, which translates into the protein MVVINYSVKKPQKLFSIPWAVTIGYLCLFLVLPTAALISKSFSIGAAEFWRIATAPEALSAYEVSFVTALIAALINGVMGTLITWVLVRYQFPGKKLIDTAVDLPFALPTSVAGLVLATVYSPVGLIGQLFAPFGIKIAFTRLGVFVAMLFISLPFIVRTLQPVLQELEEEIEEAAWSLGASPLQTFWKVILPPLMPAILTGIALGFSRAVGEYGSVVIISSGIPFNDLIAPVLVFQRLEQYDYAGATVIGTVLMLVSLVLLVLINFLQQWGNRYAHK